A part of Haloarchaeobius sp. HME9146 genomic DNA contains:
- a CDS encoding HNH endonuclease, with translation MQCPTCGKPLATERGMRQHHTKVHGVSLPNRTCSGCDDRFYDPKSRREFCDDCNPNAGEHNGNWRDATEESVCVLCDSSFEYYPSEKEGVYCPECVEDASGLLPENPMDDLEPTVVDCEYCGESFPAPPSRTTGNSYGTFCSTRCYGDWLSANVVGESHHQWEGGPLVYGNGWWRVREEALERDAYSCQCCGKDVDDLGQNPDVHHIDRVREFDDTSDAHELENVVTLCRPCHRKVEAGVVATPVPSDEK, from the coding sequence ATGCAGTGCCCCACCTGCGGGAAACCCCTCGCCACCGAACGAGGGATGCGCCAGCACCACACCAAAGTCCACGGCGTCTCCCTCCCGAACCGGACGTGCTCGGGATGTGACGACCGCTTCTACGACCCGAAGTCGCGCCGCGAGTTCTGCGACGACTGCAACCCCAACGCGGGCGAACACAACGGGAACTGGCGCGACGCGACCGAGGAGTCGGTCTGTGTACTGTGCGATTCGAGCTTCGAGTACTATCCCTCGGAGAAGGAGGGCGTGTACTGCCCCGAGTGTGTTGAGGACGCGAGCGGGTTGCTGCCAGAGAATCCGATGGACGACCTCGAGCCAACCGTCGTCGACTGCGAGTACTGTGGCGAGTCGTTTCCGGCCCCACCGTCGCGAACCACGGGAAACTCGTACGGGACGTTCTGTTCGACCCGATGCTACGGAGACTGGCTCTCCGCGAACGTCGTCGGCGAATCGCATCACCAGTGGGAGGGTGGCCCACTCGTCTATGGGAACGGCTGGTGGCGCGTCCGAGAAGAGGCACTCGAACGCGATGCCTACAGCTGCCAGTGCTGTGGGAAGGATGTCGACGACCTCGGCCAGAACCCCGACGTGCATCACATCGACCGCGTCCGAGAGTTCGATGACACGAGCGATGCACACGAGCTGGAGAACGTCGTCACGCTCTGTCGCCCCTGCCATCGCAAGGTCGAGGCTGGTGTGGTAGCCACACCCGTCCCGTCCGACGAAAAGTAA
- a CDS encoding DUF3179 domain-containing protein gives MNVRQVLPPDAIPSVDAPEFLPVGEYDGDGSDEVVVVDGETPRAYPIRYLHYHEIVNTDRDGEPIAVTWCPLCGSAVVYDRVVDGQTLTFGVSGKLADDDLVMYDRETESEWKQSLGTAIAGEHEGTDLRVLAAAMLPMDRFRERHPDGEVLARPGGQTEAGQKGGDAAEPAYDADPYTQYFEMDGFGLGAHRGTGGREWDRDDDIEAKTVVLGVEDGDDALGFPLPRVDAVDGLAKATVGDTAVVVFATADGIHAFADPGYSFEPAEDGQFAADGTTWDGATGESADGRTLERLPARRLFAFAWQDDHGADSFYEN, from the coding sequence ATGAACGTGAGACAGGTCCTCCCGCCGGACGCCATCCCGAGCGTCGATGCCCCCGAGTTCCTCCCCGTGGGTGAGTACGATGGCGACGGCAGCGACGAGGTCGTCGTCGTCGACGGCGAGACACCACGCGCCTATCCCATCCGGTACCTCCACTACCACGAGATCGTCAACACCGACCGCGACGGTGAGCCCATCGCCGTCACCTGGTGTCCGCTCTGTGGCAGTGCCGTCGTCTACGACCGCGTGGTCGACGGCCAGACGCTCACCTTCGGCGTCTCGGGCAAGCTCGCGGACGACGACCTCGTGATGTACGACCGCGAGACCGAGTCCGAGTGGAAACAGAGCCTCGGGACGGCCATCGCCGGCGAGCACGAGGGGACCGACCTCAGGGTGCTCGCGGCCGCGATGCTCCCGATGGACCGATTCCGCGAGCGCCACCCCGACGGCGAGGTCCTCGCCCGCCCCGGCGGCCAGACCGAGGCCGGTCAGAAGGGCGGTGACGCCGCGGAACCGGCGTACGACGCCGACCCCTACACCCAGTACTTCGAGATGGACGGGTTCGGGCTCGGGGCGCACCGCGGCACCGGCGGGCGAGAGTGGGACCGCGACGACGACATCGAGGCGAAAACAGTGGTTCTCGGGGTCGAGGATGGCGACGACGCACTGGGGTTCCCGCTGCCCCGCGTCGACGCCGTCGACGGCTTGGCCAAGGCGACCGTCGGCGACACGGCAGTCGTGGTCTTCGCGACTGCCGACGGAATCCACGCCTTCGCCGACCCCGGCTACTCCTTCGAGCCCGCCGAAGACGGCCAGTTCGCGGCCGACGGCACGACCTGGGACGGTGCGACCGGCGAGAGCGCTGATGGACGGACCCTCGAGAGACTCCCGGCTCGCCGGCTCTTCGCGTTCGCGTGGCAGGACGACCACGGCGCGGACAGCTTCTACGAGAACTAG
- a CDS encoding DUF5786 family protein, with the protein MGFGSYDESEQQDQNNDIDEDDAVSVHEHDHDGTVEFEPDMSNEELVDQLQDMKGGDSDD; encoded by the coding sequence ATGGGTTTTGGTAGCTACGACGAGTCCGAACAACAGGACCAGAACAACGACATCGACGAAGACGATGCGGTCAGTGTCCACGAACACGACCACGACGGGACGGTCGAGTTCGAACCCGACATGTCCAACGAGGAGCTCGTCGACCAGCTCCAGGACATGAAGGGCGGCGACAGCGACGACTGA
- a CDS encoding alanyl-tRNA editing protein: protein MTKSLFLDDSTIRQFDATVERVLDDRVVLDRTAFYPTGGGQPHDTGTLTVDGETWTVTDVQKKDTIYHTVDGTPPEPGTTVTGELAWDRRHAHMRYHTAQHLLSALLLDEFDAETTGNQVYADRARLDCAYERFDEDDLGDIEARLNELVGDERPVRWYELDREEAEDRLDTQRTRIDLLPDSITELRIVEIAGETPDDEPFDRTACAGTHVSNTGDIGTVTVTGRETRGNGEERIYFDLSD, encoded by the coding sequence ATGACGAAGTCGCTCTTCCTCGACGATTCGACGATTCGACAGTTCGACGCGACGGTCGAACGCGTGCTCGACGACCGGGTCGTTCTCGACCGGACCGCGTTCTATCCGACAGGTGGTGGCCAGCCACACGACACCGGGACCCTGACGGTGGACGGCGAGACGTGGACGGTCACGGACGTCCAGAAGAAGGACACCATCTACCACACCGTCGACGGGACACCGCCGGAACCCGGCACGACCGTCACCGGGGAACTGGCCTGGGACCGCCGCCACGCGCACATGCGCTACCACACTGCCCAGCACCTGCTCTCCGCGCTCCTCCTCGACGAGTTCGACGCCGAGACCACCGGGAACCAGGTGTACGCCGACCGGGCCCGGCTCGACTGCGCCTACGAGCGATTCGACGAGGACGACCTCGGCGACATCGAGGCTCGGCTGAACGAACTCGTCGGCGACGAACGACCGGTCCGGTGGTACGAACTCGACCGCGAGGAGGCAGAAGACCGCCTCGACACCCAGCGCACCCGTATCGACCTGCTCCCGGACTCGATCACGGAGCTACGCATCGTCGAGATTGCGGGTGAAACACCCGACGACGAGCCCTTCGACCGGACGGCCTGTGCCGGCACCCACGTCTCGAACACGGGCGACATCGGGACCGTCACCGTCACCGGGCGCGAAACCCGCGGAAACGGCGAGGAACGCATCTACTTCGACCTCTCGGACTGA
- a CDS encoding methyl-accepting chemotaxis protein — MLGMLRRIVPRFIRRNYALKFAIALVVLGVSVGGVGIAATDQMSEQIQADANEEYATLAEQEARALYAWNQQQRQVVESVARGTPTGDSTENITKYLEREKKGFTGSDAGDSANLHYIDRSTGEVVASTKFGLAGTPVSELNGSWTEELSGGTETVMTGAYSSESTYGSNVPRYAFVTTKDLPADMALVYAVPLQEYVGNLQGSDGSGTTLVVDRSGSVVFEETGSHLLSTYGEDTSAVQNGLGLDPGESGALQGGPPTGAVLTDGTASGVNGTSYVVGYSPVAKTDWVVLVHTPTTEAYGFVESVSQYGLYATVAGVVLIGLVGAVLGRNTAKSVDRLRSKAEQMENGNLNVEFETGRIDNIGRLYDGFAEMRDALRDQISEARDARDAAETAQARAERMNTHLERKADEYSTVMAACADGDLTARMDPESQNEAMADIAAAFNEMVAEIEATTAEVKTFAQEVATASEEVTASSEEVRGASEQVTESIQEISDGADRQNEEFQAVSHEMESLSTTTEEIAASSNEVADLAERTAETGRDGREAAQAAKSGMNDIESQSAAAVSDIADLADEMDEIDELAEFISSLAKETNMLALNANIEASRGGEESGDGFAVVARQVKELAADTKEAAEDIDSRLDRIQAQTSQTVEGVEATRRQIVETTEAVDNAVDALDEIAGYATETNTGIQEISAATEEQAASTEEVVAMVDEAATISEETTAEAENVAAAAEEQTTALTEVSASASSLSEQASRLSEALDRFDTEVPDVADGGVSSSSPDDTDEFVFGDTDDAELVDELEPDPSDD; from the coding sequence ATGCTTGGGATGTTGCGACGTATCGTTCCGCGGTTCATCCGGCGGAACTACGCACTGAAGTTCGCCATCGCGCTGGTGGTCCTCGGGGTCTCCGTGGGCGGCGTGGGTATCGCAGCCACCGACCAGATGAGCGAACAGATACAGGCAGACGCGAACGAAGAGTACGCGACGCTCGCAGAACAGGAGGCACGCGCCCTGTACGCGTGGAACCAGCAGCAACGCCAGGTGGTCGAGTCGGTCGCGCGCGGCACGCCCACGGGCGACTCGACCGAGAACATCACGAAGTACCTCGAACGTGAGAAGAAGGGGTTCACCGGGTCCGACGCGGGTGACTCGGCGAACCTCCACTACATCGACCGCTCCACCGGGGAGGTCGTCGCGAGCACGAAGTTCGGGCTCGCGGGTACCCCCGTCTCGGAGCTGAACGGTTCGTGGACCGAAGAGCTCTCCGGTGGGACCGAGACCGTCATGACCGGTGCCTACTCCAGCGAGAGCACCTACGGGTCGAACGTCCCCCGGTACGCCTTCGTCACCACGAAGGACCTGCCAGCGGACATGGCGCTGGTGTACGCCGTCCCGCTACAGGAGTACGTCGGCAACCTGCAGGGCAGCGATGGGAGCGGCACGACCCTCGTCGTCGACCGCTCCGGCTCGGTCGTCTTCGAGGAGACCGGGTCGCACCTCCTCTCGACCTACGGCGAGGACACCAGCGCGGTCCAGAACGGGCTCGGACTCGACCCGGGAGAGAGCGGCGCACTCCAGGGCGGGCCGCCGACCGGAGCCGTCCTGACCGACGGCACCGCCTCCGGCGTGAACGGCACCTCCTACGTGGTCGGCTACTCACCCGTCGCCAAGACGGACTGGGTCGTCCTCGTCCACACGCCCACCACGGAGGCCTATGGCTTCGTCGAGAGCGTCTCCCAGTACGGCCTGTACGCGACGGTCGCCGGCGTCGTCCTCATCGGACTCGTCGGCGCGGTCCTCGGCCGCAACACCGCGAAGTCGGTCGACCGGCTCCGGTCCAAGGCCGAGCAGATGGAGAACGGCAACCTGAACGTGGAGTTCGAGACCGGCCGCATCGACAACATCGGCCGCCTCTACGACGGCTTCGCCGAGATGCGCGACGCACTTCGCGACCAGATATCAGAGGCGAGAGACGCCAGGGACGCGGCCGAAACCGCCCAGGCGAGAGCCGAGCGTATGAACACCCATCTGGAGCGCAAGGCGGACGAGTACAGCACCGTCATGGCGGCCTGCGCCGACGGCGACCTCACGGCCCGGATGGACCCCGAGAGCCAGAACGAGGCCATGGCCGACATCGCCGCGGCCTTCAACGAGATGGTCGCCGAGATCGAGGCGACCACCGCCGAGGTCAAGACGTTCGCCCAGGAGGTCGCGACCGCCAGCGAGGAGGTCACCGCCAGCTCCGAGGAGGTCCGCGGGGCCAGCGAACAGGTCACCGAGTCCATCCAGGAGATCTCCGACGGGGCCGACCGCCAGAACGAGGAGTTCCAGGCGGTCTCCCACGAGATGGAGAGCCTCTCCACCACGACCGAAGAGATAGCCGCCTCCTCGAACGAGGTCGCCGACCTCGCCGAACGAACCGCCGAGACGGGACGCGACGGCCGCGAAGCCGCCCAGGCGGCCAAGTCCGGGATGAACGACATCGAATCCCAGTCCGCCGCCGCCGTCTCCGACATCGCCGACCTCGCCGACGAGATGGACGAGATCGACGAGCTTGCCGAGTTCATCTCCAGCCTCGCGAAGGAGACCAACATGCTCGCGCTGAACGCCAACATCGAAGCCTCCCGCGGCGGCGAGGAGTCCGGTGACGGCTTCGCCGTCGTCGCCCGGCAGGTCAAGGAACTCGCCGCCGACACGAAGGAGGCAGCCGAGGACATCGACTCCCGCCTCGACCGCATCCAGGCCCAGACCAGCCAGACCGTCGAGGGCGTCGAAGCCACTCGCCGCCAGATCGTCGAGACCACCGAAGCCGTCGACAACGCCGTCGACGCCCTCGACGAGATTGCCGGGTACGCGACCGAGACCAACACCGGCATCCAGGAGATCTCGGCCGCCACCGAGGAACAGGCCGCCTCCACCGAAGAGGTCGTCGCGATGGTCGACGAGGCAGCGACCATCTCCGAGGAGACCACCGCCGAAGCCGAGAACGTCGCCGCCGCCGCCGAAGAACAGACCACCGCCCTCACCGAGGTTAGTGCCAGCGCCAGCTCGCTCAGCGAACAGGCCTCCCGCCTGAGCGAAGCTCTCGACCGCTTCGACACCGAGGTCCCCGATGTCGCCGATGGCGGTGTCTCCAGTTCCTCTCCGGACGACACCGACGAGTTCGTGTTCGGTGACACCGACGACGCCGAACTCGTCGACGAACTCGAACCGGACCCCTCTGACGACTGA
- a CDS encoding metal-dependent transcriptional regulator produces MNTADQYLKAIYLVQRMNDGPAATGALADMLDVSPASVNEMVGKLEERGLVDHEKYKGAKLTDEGILRAEDALQTYCIIERFLANVLEVENFREEAHALEAVIDDTVADRLDTIIDRRSECPDCFDAEADKCCHLELEVSETAD; encoded by the coding sequence ATGAATACGGCAGACCAATACCTCAAGGCGATCTACCTGGTGCAGCGAATGAACGACGGGCCGGCAGCGACGGGCGCGCTCGCCGACATGCTCGACGTCTCACCCGCCAGCGTGAACGAGATGGTCGGCAAACTCGAAGAACGCGGGCTCGTCGACCACGAGAAGTACAAGGGCGCGAAACTCACCGACGAGGGCATCCTCCGGGCCGAAGACGCCCTGCAGACCTACTGCATCATCGAGCGCTTCCTCGCGAACGTCCTCGAGGTCGAGAACTTCCGGGAGGAGGCCCACGCACTGGAGGCCGTCATCGACGACACGGTGGCCGACCGACTCGACACAATCATCGACCGCCGCTCGGAGTGCCCCGACTGCTTCGACGCCGAGGCCGACAAGTGCTGTCACCTCGAACTCGAGGTCAGCGAGACCGCCGACTGA
- the sufD gene encoding Fe-S cluster assembly protein SufD produces the protein MSTQVHANLTRDQVEQISTELGEPEWLLETRLDALEALESLDMPSVIRTPGRDWTNLANLDFEGFVDPLNAAQDKERVSAEGVSVLEWSEAVDHHEELVKEHFGSVIDPQENYLTALSTALFTDGTVVYVPEKVDAEDVKIRTHMNSQSLFNYTLVITEKNASVTILERQSTGEELEGERYYSGLVEVAAGENSHVQYGSLQNLDEETYNYTLKRGTAGTYATINWIEGNIGSRLTKSSVETTLDGDSSETHIVGAFFGHDDQHFDVNSRVWHKAEHTTADLVTRGVLDDTARSVYEGVQDVGRDAWDTSSYQRENTLMLSDKSEADASPKLIINNHDTEASHSATVGQVDAEEMFYMTSRGVDPKSAKNMLVEGFFVPVLEEVAVDELRDDLEELISERLRG, from the coding sequence ATGAGCACACAGGTACACGCCAATCTCACACGAGACCAGGTGGAGCAGATTTCGACCGAACTGGGCGAGCCCGAGTGGCTCCTCGAGACGCGTCTCGACGCGCTCGAGGCCCTCGAATCGCTCGACATGCCGAGCGTCATCCGGACGCCCGGCCGCGACTGGACGAACCTCGCGAACCTCGACTTCGAGGGCTTCGTCGACCCGCTGAACGCAGCGCAGGACAAAGAGCGCGTCAGCGCCGAGGGCGTCTCCGTCCTCGAATGGTCCGAGGCAGTCGACCACCACGAGGAGCTCGTCAAGGAGCACTTCGGCAGCGTCATCGACCCGCAGGAGAACTACCTCACCGCGCTGTCGACCGCGCTGTTCACCGACGGGACCGTCGTCTACGTCCCCGAGAAGGTCGACGCCGAGGACGTGAAGATCCGGACGCACATGAACAGCCAGTCGCTGTTCAACTACACGCTCGTCATCACGGAGAAGAACGCCTCCGTCACCATCCTCGAGCGCCAGTCCACTGGCGAGGAGCTCGAGGGCGAGCGCTACTACAGCGGGCTGGTCGAGGTCGCCGCCGGTGAGAACTCCCACGTCCAGTACGGGAGCCTCCAGAACCTCGACGAGGAGACGTACAACTACACGCTCAAGCGCGGCACCGCCGGCACGTACGCCACGATCAACTGGATCGAGGGCAACATCGGGTCCCGTCTCACCAAGTCCAGCGTCGAGACGACGCTCGACGGTGACAGCTCCGAGACCCACATCGTCGGCGCGTTCTTCGGCCACGACGACCAGCACTTCGACGTGAACAGTCGGGTCTGGCACAAGGCCGAGCACACGACCGCCGACCTCGTCACCCGCGGCGTCCTCGACGACACCGCCCGCTCGGTGTACGAGGGCGTCCAGGACGTCGGCCGCGACGCCTGGGACACGTCGAGCTACCAGCGTGAGAACACGCTGATGCTCTCCGACAAGTCCGAGGCCGACGCCTCGCCGAAGCTCATCATCAACAACCACGACACCGAAGCGTCCCACTCGGCCACCGTCGGCCAGGTGGACGCCGAGGAGATGTTCTACATGACCTCGCGCGGTGTCGACCCGAAGTCCGCCAAGAACATGCTCGTCGAGGGCTTCTTCGTGCCGGTCCTCGAGGAGGTCGCCGTGGACGAACTCCGCGACGACCTCGAAGAGCTCATCTCCGAGCGCCTGCGCGGGTAA
- a CDS encoding alpha-amylase family protein produces the protein MTGQDWYEDATVYTLDVKTFNDSNGDGWGDFQGLIEKLDYLDDLGVDCIWLRPFYPSPLRDNGYDVADYRDVDDRLGSLSDFEEFTDRAHERGIRVLTDVVFNHTSIDHGWFQAAREDPESEYHDYYLWTSHVEDAYNTINIFPEYEDGVWSYDDVAEKHYFHQFYHHQPDLNVSNPRVRDEIHDILRFWLDKGADGFRVDAAHPMLMQKGHNGTEEGIWLFKEMREVVKAEKDHAILLAEADDEPEHLDHYFGDGDTFDLLFNFVLNAHMTYAVGVGDTWPLHRADDILPDISDVGHWANFLRNHDEWNLLKLPNEALEHAREYFGPDDDSSWIFGRGHRLRLADLYDGDHDRIAMAHSLLFSYPGTPVILSGDEIGMGSDLWLDERESVRTPMQWDDSQNGGFSDADREDCYNPPIAHGEFSYERINVADQREHPDSLLSRIQRIVAARQDNLELADGSFHIAESGHKDVFVHRLDTDDTAFIFAHSLTDEPRESVLQWEVPDADTTQILGPGDYHVEDGGVTFFLDGCDYVWLRGDKSHWD, from the coding sequence ATGACTGGACAGGACTGGTACGAGGACGCGACCGTCTACACACTCGACGTGAAGACGTTCAACGACTCGAACGGCGACGGATGGGGTGATTTCCAGGGCCTCATCGAGAAGCTGGACTACCTCGACGACCTCGGCGTCGACTGCATCTGGCTCCGTCCCTTCTACCCGAGCCCCCTCCGTGACAACGGGTACGACGTAGCTGACTACCGAGACGTCGACGACCGACTCGGCTCCCTCTCAGACTTCGAGGAGTTCACCGACCGGGCCCACGAGCGCGGTATCCGCGTGCTCACCGACGTCGTGTTCAACCACACGTCCATCGACCACGGCTGGTTCCAGGCGGCCCGCGAGGACCCCGAATCCGAATATCACGACTACTATCTCTGGACCAGCCACGTCGAGGACGCCTACAACACCATCAACATCTTCCCGGAGTACGAGGACGGCGTCTGGTCCTACGACGACGTGGCCGAGAAACACTACTTCCACCAGTTCTACCACCACCAGCCCGACCTGAACGTGTCGAATCCCAGAGTGCGCGACGAGATTCACGATATCCTGCGGTTCTGGCTCGACAAGGGCGCAGACGGCTTCCGGGTCGACGCCGCCCATCCCATGCTGATGCAGAAGGGCCACAACGGGACCGAGGAGGGCATCTGGCTGTTCAAGGAGATGCGCGAGGTCGTCAAGGCGGAGAAGGACCACGCCATCCTGCTCGCCGAGGCCGACGACGAACCCGAGCACCTCGACCACTACTTCGGCGACGGCGACACCTTCGACCTGCTGTTCAACTTCGTCCTCAACGCCCACATGACCTACGCGGTCGGCGTCGGGGACACCTGGCCGCTCCACCGGGCCGACGACATCCTCCCCGACATCTCCGACGTGGGCCACTGGGCGAACTTCCTGCGCAACCACGACGAGTGGAACCTGCTCAAACTCCCCAACGAGGCGCTCGAACACGCCCGCGAGTACTTCGGGCCGGACGACGACTCCTCGTGGATCTTCGGCCGCGGCCACCGTCTCCGACTCGCCGACCTCTACGACGGCGATCACGACCGCATCGCGATGGCTCACAGCCTCCTCTTCTCGTATCCCGGCACGCCCGTCATCCTCTCGGGCGACGAGATCGGCATGGGCTCGGACCTCTGGCTCGACGAGCGCGAGTCCGTCCGCACCCCGATGCAGTGGGACGACAGCCAGAACGGCGGCTTCTCCGACGCCGACCGCGAGGACTGTTACAACCCGCCCATCGCCCACGGGGAGTTCAGCTACGAGCGCATCAACGTCGCCGACCAGCGCGAGCATCCCGACTCGCTCCTCTCGCGCATCCAGCGCATCGTCGCGGCCCGACAGGACAACCTGGAACTGGCTGACGGCTCCTTCCACATCGCCGAGTCCGGCCACAAGGACGTGTTCGTCCACCGACTCGACACCGACGATACGGCGTTCATCTTCGCCCACAGCCTTACCGACGAGCCCCGCGAATCGGTTCTCCAGTGGGAGGTGCCAGACGCCGATACGACCCAGATACTCGGACCCGGCGACTACCACGTCGAGGACGGCGGCGTGACGTTCTTCCTCGACGGCTGTGACTACGTCTGGCTGCGCGGCGACAAGAGCCACTGGGACTGA
- a CDS encoding HD domain-containing protein, producing the protein MGVEIKESRVTDQEFEAMKEFVYDYLLASVENEDEGGRMRWYPWHSAEYRHNHILNVVELATKIARREGADVDVTRVAALFHDIAKLDADQDVHAEEGARVARTYLESQGEFPASFIDQVCRAVEDHSYQGDLSDLPLETQCLIEADILDKVGANGTALMLLRMGYEARTHMDSAEMVDRVLERGKDAAKRIESDAAESIAHQRLKRVKWFREWLEEEVSEMEHDDLDVEF; encoded by the coding sequence GTGGGTGTCGAAATAAAGGAATCCCGCGTCACCGACCAGGAGTTCGAGGCGATGAAAGAGTTCGTCTACGACTACCTCCTCGCCAGCGTCGAGAACGAGGACGAGGGCGGCCGGATGCGCTGGTACCCGTGGCACTCTGCTGAATATCGCCACAACCACATCCTGAACGTCGTCGAACTCGCGACCAAGATCGCTCGCCGTGAGGGTGCCGACGTGGACGTGACGCGCGTCGCAGCACTGTTCCACGACATCGCGAAACTCGACGCCGACCAGGACGTCCACGCCGAGGAGGGTGCCCGGGTCGCCCGGACCTACCTCGAATCACAGGGTGAGTTCCCGGCGTCGTTCATCGACCAGGTGTGTCGGGCCGTCGAGGACCACTCCTACCAGGGCGACCTCTCGGACCTCCCGCTGGAGACCCAGTGCCTCATCGAGGCGGACATCCTCGACAAGGTCGGGGCCAACGGAACCGCACTCATGCTGTTGCGGATGGGGTACGAAGCCCGGACCCACATGGACTCGGCCGAGATGGTCGACCGCGTGCTCGAACGCGGCAAGGACGCCGCCAAGCGCATCGAATCCGACGCCGCAGAGAGCATCGCCCACCAGCGACTCAAGCGAGTGAAGTGGTTCCGCGAGTGGCTCGAAGAGGAGGTCTCGGAGATGGAACACGACGACCTCGACGTCGAGTTCTAG
- a CDS encoding ferritin-like domain-containing protein, producing the protein MSLGQRVSTDHQLARLLQIGAVLEEVVESRAYHHLDSFGDESEQVDEEIRDLLEHAAEESAEHRDRLEALIEDLDAETVPYEEINTLVEAKYAQTKPEDFDGLLYDQLCNEETAYKFYDDLIEAIEASDSDFSIDRDRVLDTLRSIREEEAEGVEEVATIMEDRE; encoded by the coding sequence ATGAGTCTGGGTCAGCGTGTCTCGACCGACCACCAGCTCGCGCGCCTCCTCCAGATCGGCGCGGTGCTCGAAGAGGTCGTCGAGTCACGTGCCTACCACCATCTCGACTCCTTCGGTGACGAGTCCGAGCAGGTCGACGAGGAGATCCGCGACCTGCTGGAACACGCCGCCGAGGAGTCAGCCGAGCACCGCGACCGCCTCGAGGCACTCATCGAGGACCTCGACGCCGAAACCGTCCCGTACGAGGAGATAAACACCCTCGTCGAGGCCAAGTACGCACAGACGAAACCCGAGGACTTCGACGGGCTACTGTACGACCAGCTCTGCAACGAGGAGACGGCGTACAAGTTCTACGACGACCTCATCGAGGCCATCGAGGCGAGTGACAGCGACTTCAGCATCGACCGCGACCGCGTCCTCGACACCCTCCGGAGCATCCGCGAGGAGGAGGCAGAGGGCGTCGAGGAAGTCGCCACGATCATGGAGGACCGCGAATGA